One Blastocatellia bacterium genomic window, ATAGCGCCCGGGGATGCTTCAGCAGCTTCATCCCGGCTTCATCCGGGGTCTGATTCCCCTTACGCGTATTGCATCGCCGGCAGCAGGTCACCACATTATCCCACGAGGTGCGCCCTCCTTTGGCCCGGGGAATGACGTGATCAATCGTCAGCTCTGAGGCCGGCATCTTTCGGCCGCAGTACAAGCAGCAGTAACCATCGCGCAGGAGAATGTTCTTGCGCGACAGCTCCTTTCGCTCGTAGGGAATGTGGATGTACTCCACCAGCCGGATCACCGAAGGCACCGGCAACGCCATCTGCGCCGACCGAATCACCCGCGACGTCATCTCTTCGGGGCGGGCCGTTCCCTTGAGAATAAGGATAATCGCCCGCCGAACCGTGGTGATATTAATCGGCTCATAGGTGGCATTGAGCACAAGCACCGGCGATTTCATGAGACGATCACCCATAGGGCAAATCGAATGGCTATTATACCAGAGCGCCCTCATCAAGCAAGCATCTCCTCGTGGGGCGGTCCGTCCCCCCCACCGCGTTGAGGCGACGGGAGGGCTCTTGTCGAGATCCATCCTCCCGGGCTTTTTGTGCAACACATTGACGAGAGTGTTGCATGGCAGCTCGACCACAGAAGGTTGCTCTATGCTTGCCTCCCTCCTCACGGTGTGATTAACTGAAGGCCGCACACATGAGGAGAAACGTGAGGAGGAGCGAGATGAATATTTTTCTGTCTCTGGTGGCATTTTTTCTCGTTCTCGTCTCTTTCGGTCCCACCCGTGCGGCTGAGCCGGTGCTCCTGGCGCGGCAACCGACGCTCAGTCGCACCCAGGTTGTCTTCTCTTACGCCGGCGATTTGTGGAG contains:
- a CDS encoding HNH endonuclease; translated protein: MRALWYNSHSICPMGDRLMKSPVLVLNATYEPINITTVRRAIILILKGTARPEEMTSRVIRSAQMALPVPSVIRLVEYIHIPYERKELSRKNILLRDGYCCLYCGRKMPASELTIDHVIPRAKGGRTSWDNVVTCCRRCNTRKGNQTPDEAGMKLLKHPRALSWRVGHQILAHLGRQQEQWRKYLIL